In Rhodamnia argentea isolate NSW1041297 chromosome 11, ASM2092103v1, whole genome shotgun sequence, one genomic interval encodes:
- the LOC115753462 gene encoding protein trichome birefringence-like 19, with amino-acid sequence MKGETQSHHHRSTPKIVLLVTILFALLIIISLYNPFLSQPLLLLSSRTTSSSSSSSSSSDDAVVVARKEDDLAVDPRAAETCDIFTGEWVPNPRAPYYTNKTCWAIHEHQNCMKYGRPDDGFMKWRWKPHGCELPLFNPAQFLELVRGKSMAFVGDSVARNQMQSMICLLSRVEYPIDVSHTPDENYKRWRYLTYNFTLANFWTPHLVKSMESDPNGPSKTGLFSLHLDQADDKWTSEAGEFDYLIISAGHWFYRSLVFYENSKIVGCHFCLLENVPDLTKFYGYRKAFRTAFKAINGLKNYKGITYLRTYTPSHFEGGIWNQGGNCLRTRPSRSNETTLADENLELYMIQVEEFRKAEQEGREKGLKYRLLDTTQAMLLRPDGHPSRYGHWAHENVTLYNDCVHWCLPGAIDTWGDILLEMLKTEGRRSREEKLRFSDRKLKA; translated from the exons atgaaaggagagaCGCAGTCGCACCACCACAGAAGCACCCCGAAGATAGTCCTCCTCGTCACCATCCTCTTTGCCCTCCTTATCATCATCTCCCTCTACAACCCTTTCCTCTCTcagcccctcctcctcctctcctcaaGAAccacgtcctcctcctcctcctcctcctcctcctcggacGATGCCGTTGTCGTCGCCCGCAAAGAAGATGACCTCGCTGTTGACCCGAGAGCGGCAGAGACCTGCGACATATTCACGGGGGAGTGGGTGCCGAACCCGAGGGCGCCGTACTACACGAACAAGACCTGCTGGGCGATCCACGAGCACCAGAACTGCATGAAGTACGGGCGGCCCGACGACGGGTTCATGAAGTGGCGGTGGAAGCCCCACGGCTGCGAGCTCCCCCTCTTCAACCCGGCGCAGTTCCTGGAGCTGGTGAGGGGCAAGTCCATGGCCTTTGTGGGTGACTCCGTGGCCAGGAACCAAATGCAGTCCATGATTTGCCTCCTTTCTAGG GTGGAATATCCGATCGATGTCTCGCACACGCCGGACGAGAACTACAAGCGCTGGAGGTACTTGACCTACAACTTCACGCTCGCCAACTTTTGGACGCCCCACCTGGTCAAGTCCATGGAGTCGGACCCAAACGGGCCGAGCAAGACCGGCCTCTTCAGCCTCCACCTCGACCAGGCCGACGACAAGTGGACGTCCGAGGCCGGGGAGTTCGATTACCTGATCATCTCTGCCGGACACTGGTTCTACCGGTCGCTGGTGTTTTACGAGAACAGCAAAATTGTGGGGTGCCATTTTTGCTTGCTAGAGAACGTCCCGGACTTGACCAAATTCTACGGCTATAGGAAGGCGTTCAGGACGGCATTCAAGGCCATTAACGGGCTCAAGAACTACAAGGGCATCACCTATCTGAGGACCTACACACCTTCTCACTTTGAAGGTGGGATTTGGAACCAGGGCGGTAATTGCCTGCGGACGAGACCGTCCCGGAGCAACGAGACCACACTTGCCGACGAGAACCTGGAGCTGTACATGATCCAAGTGGAGGAGTTCCGGAAGGCCGAGCAGGAAGGGAGGGAGAAGGGGCTCAAGTACCGGCTGCTCGACACGACGCAGGCGATGCTGCTTCGGCCCGACGGCCACCCGAGCAGGTACGGGCACTGGGCGCACGAGAACGTGACCCTGTACAACGACTGCGTGCACTGGTGTCTGCCGGGGGCGATCGACACGTGGGGCGACATCCTGCTCGAGATGCTGAAGACCGAGGGCCGGAGGTCGAGGGAAGAGAAGCTCCGGTTCAGCGACCGGAAGTTGAAGGCCTAG